A window of the Terriglobales bacterium genome harbors these coding sequences:
- the nagZ gene encoding beta-N-acetylhexosaminidase — MRGKSASLRRAAGQLLIMGFDGASVGPRLRKLVGETQPGGVILFARNIESARQTHALVTGCQRLMPRPAFLCVDMEGGTVDRLKGVVHPAPAAADVFATGDKKLFREHGKLIGEECRALGFNTDFAPVLDLGFAPSRTVLGSRAVSAKPSEAVGYAREFLRGLREARVIGCGKHFPGLGEANLDTHHELPAIAKPWKRLWDEDLAPYRALRAQLPFVMVAHAAYPEVTGDRKPASLSAQWMGEVLRKKLGYRGLVLSDDLEMGGVLAAAPIEEAAVETLRAGADVYLVCHNEAHVSGTFEAVVREAERDARFAALVEQRAKRVLAYKKKMRAWLRTAPAPSAVTVRELRARLQKFTDIVHRQLAY, encoded by the coding sequence ATGCGAGGGAAGAGCGCCTCTCTGCGCCGCGCCGCCGGACAACTGCTGATCATGGGATTCGACGGGGCCTCCGTCGGACCGCGCCTGCGCAAGCTGGTGGGCGAGACGCAGCCGGGCGGCGTGATCCTGTTCGCGCGCAACATCGAGAGCGCGCGGCAGACGCACGCGCTGGTTACCGGCTGCCAAAGGCTGATGCCTAGGCCGGCATTCCTGTGCGTGGACATGGAGGGCGGCACGGTCGACCGGTTGAAGGGTGTAGTTCACCCGGCGCCGGCGGCAGCGGATGTGTTCGCGACGGGAGACAAGAAGCTGTTCCGCGAGCATGGCAAGCTCATCGGCGAGGAGTGCCGGGCCTTGGGATTCAATACGGACTTCGCGCCGGTGCTGGACCTGGGTTTCGCGCCGTCGCGCACGGTGCTGGGGTCCCGGGCAGTCTCCGCCAAGCCGAGCGAAGCCGTGGGCTACGCTCGGGAGTTCCTGCGCGGGCTGCGGGAGGCGCGCGTGATCGGCTGCGGGAAGCATTTTCCCGGGCTGGGCGAGGCGAACCTCGACACGCATCACGAGCTGCCGGCGATCGCGAAGCCGTGGAAGCGGCTTTGGGACGAGGACCTGGCGCCGTATCGCGCGCTGCGAGCGCAGTTGCCGTTCGTGATGGTGGCGCACGCGGCGTATCCGGAGGTCACCGGTGACCGCAAGCCGGCGTCGCTGTCGGCGCAGTGGATGGGCGAGGTCCTGCGGAAGAAGTTGGGCTATCGCGGGCTGGTGCTCTCGGACGACCTGGAGATGGGCGGGGTCCTAGCGGCGGCGCCGATCGAGGAGGCCGCGGTCGAGACGCTGCGCGCGGGCGCGGACGTCTACTTGGTCTGCCATAACGAGGCGCACGTGAGCGGCACGTTCGAGGCGGTGGTGCGGGAAGCAGAGCGCGACGCGAGGTTCGCCGCGCTGGTGGAACAGCGGGCGAAGCGCGTGCTCGCGTATAAGAAGAAGATGCGAGCGTGGTTGCGGACAGCACCGGCGCCGAGCGCGGTAACGGTGCGGGAGTTGCGCGCGCGCTTGCAGAAGTTCACGGACATCGTGCATCGACAGCTGGCGTACTAG
- the ccsA gene encoding cytochrome c biogenesis protein CcsA, whose translation MPMLWLKVALVFYGAGMLYALGALTRRSEGAGKVLMPLAGLGLAFHFVAITEFAIQVGHIAPVTIHQTESLLAFLVMLFFFVIYVRYRVTSPGIFVFPVVFVLTFSANIAQEPPQFTNALLRSSWIIVHIALILAGYAALFFAFAASVLYLLQERNLKAKRAGGLLGWLPALETLDEIGYRSLLLGFPFMTFGLIAGAVVASATFGPRFFLDPKIVLSVLMWAVYMVLLYTRWSSGWRGRKAAYLVAFAFVAALAAWAANYVSGVHRFVGQ comes from the coding sequence ATGCCGATGCTGTGGCTCAAGGTCGCGCTGGTCTTCTACGGGGCGGGGATGCTGTACGCCCTGGGCGCGCTGACCCGCCGCAGCGAGGGCGCGGGGAAGGTCCTGATGCCCCTGGCAGGCCTGGGGCTGGCGTTCCACTTCGTGGCCATCACGGAGTTCGCCATCCAGGTGGGACACATCGCGCCGGTGACGATCCACCAGACCGAATCGCTGCTCGCCTTCCTGGTGATGCTGTTCTTCTTCGTGATCTACGTGCGGTACCGGGTGACGTCGCCGGGGATCTTCGTGTTCCCGGTGGTGTTCGTTCTGACGTTTTCGGCGAACATCGCGCAGGAGCCGCCGCAGTTCACGAACGCGCTGCTGCGGTCGAGCTGGATCATCGTGCACATCGCGTTGATCCTGGCCGGATACGCGGCGCTGTTCTTCGCCTTCGCCGCCAGCGTGCTGTACCTGTTGCAGGAGCGGAACCTGAAGGCGAAGCGTGCGGGCGGGCTGTTGGGGTGGTTGCCGGCGCTCGAGACGCTGGACGAGATCGGCTATCGCTCGCTGCTGCTGGGTTTCCCGTTCATGACGTTCGGCCTGATCGCGGGCGCGGTGGTGGCAAGCGCGACCTTCGGGCCGCGGTTCTTCCTGGACCCGAAGATCGTGCTGTCGGTGCTGATGTGGGCGGTCTACATGGTGCTGCTGTACACGCGCTGGAGCTCCGGATGGCGCGGAAGAAAGGCAGCGTACCTGGTGGCGTTCGCCTTTGTGGCGGCGCTGGCAGCGTGGGCGGCGAATTACGTGAGCGGCGTGCACAGGTTCGTGGGGCAATGA
- the mutS gene encoding DNA mismatch repair protein MutS gives MTEPISASTPLMRQYAAIKKEHPTALLFFRLGDFYELFFEDAVVAARELQITLTSRNKEKGQAVPMCGVPYHSAEGYLSKLLRKGFKVAICEQMEDPKKVKTLVRREVTRVLTPGTTADASLASEENNFLAAYATVGDTVGFAALDLSTGEFRATEFLGEGAERRVLDELQQLRPREVLFGTSLPLFERQSAGETKLTETPLEDWIFAPDYAIPQVENHFGVLSLEGFGLAGRAAAASAAGAILHYVRSTQRGTLAHVDRIGYYERAECLVLDAVTVRNLELIEPLFASAGDEVTLFLALDETATPMGKRLLRAWMLRPSIAPAEINGRLDAVEAMAGDLVGREELRRSLDGILDLERLLSRVTLEIANPRDLLAFAVSVGKIPGVRAGVGKFGAARLARLHGLLDELTDVRERIEKTLVEEPPLSFADGGVVREGVEAELDELRDISRNSKQYLAQIEERERQRTGIGSLKVKFNSIFGYYIEISKANLHLAPTDYERKQTLVNAERFTTPELKQYEAKILEAQEKIVEIERRLFAELRAAVGAEAKRIRQTALALAEVDVLACFAHLAATRDYCRPRLDESGDLEIVEGRHPVVERQELMQTAERFVPNDCFLNGSTHSIVVLTGPNMGGKSTYLRQTALIAIMAQMGSFVPARAARLSVIDRVFTRIGASDNLARGRSTFMVEMTETAAILNTATARSLVLLDEMGRGTATYDGLALAWAAIEYLHARTRAKTLFATHYHELTELADHLPGVKNYHVSVKESAGGIVFLRRVEPGAADKSYGIEVAKLAGLPPEVIGRAREVLALHESAEQQVSDGLTQEPRGAAAAAAAGQTQLTIFTPLSQKVVDRLRAADVDRLTPLEALNLLHDLKKQID, from the coding sequence ATGACCGAGCCGATCTCCGCTTCCACGCCGCTGATGCGGCAGTACGCCGCCATCAAGAAGGAGCATCCGACCGCGCTGCTGTTCTTCCGGCTGGGCGATTTCTATGAATTGTTTTTCGAGGACGCGGTGGTCGCGGCGCGCGAGCTGCAGATCACGCTGACCTCCCGCAACAAAGAGAAGGGGCAGGCAGTGCCGATGTGCGGCGTGCCGTACCACTCGGCCGAGGGGTATCTCTCGAAGCTGTTGCGGAAGGGATTCAAGGTCGCGATCTGCGAGCAGATGGAGGACCCGAAGAAGGTCAAGACGCTGGTGCGGCGGGAGGTGACGCGCGTCCTGACGCCGGGAACGACGGCGGATGCGTCGCTGGCGTCGGAGGAGAACAACTTCCTGGCGGCGTACGCGACGGTGGGCGACACGGTCGGCTTCGCCGCGCTCGACCTTTCGACCGGCGAGTTCCGTGCGACGGAGTTCCTGGGCGAGGGCGCGGAGCGGCGCGTGCTCGACGAATTGCAGCAGCTGCGACCGCGCGAGGTGTTGTTCGGGACGTCGCTGCCGCTGTTCGAACGCCAGTCGGCAGGCGAGACCAAGCTGACCGAGACGCCGCTCGAGGACTGGATCTTCGCGCCGGATTACGCCATCCCGCAGGTCGAGAACCATTTTGGCGTGCTGTCGCTCGAGGGATTCGGGTTGGCGGGGCGGGCGGCGGCGGCGTCGGCGGCGGGCGCGATCCTGCACTACGTACGCTCGACGCAGCGCGGGACGCTGGCGCACGTCGACCGCATCGGGTACTACGAGCGCGCCGAGTGCCTGGTGCTCGACGCCGTCACGGTGCGCAACCTCGAACTGATCGAGCCGCTGTTCGCGAGCGCGGGCGACGAGGTAACGCTCTTCCTCGCGCTCGACGAGACGGCGACGCCGATGGGGAAGCGCTTGCTGCGGGCGTGGATGCTACGGCCATCGATCGCGCCGGCCGAGATCAACGGCAGGCTCGACGCGGTGGAGGCGATGGCCGGCGACCTGGTCGGCCGGGAAGAGCTGCGGCGCTCACTCGACGGCATCCTCGACCTGGAGCGTCTGCTGAGCCGCGTGACCCTGGAGATCGCGAACCCGCGCGACCTGCTGGCGTTCGCAGTGTCGGTGGGGAAGATCCCCGGCGTGCGCGCCGGCGTGGGGAAGTTCGGGGCGGCGCGGCTCGCGAGGCTGCACGGCTTGCTGGACGAGCTGACGGATGTTCGCGAGCGCATCGAGAAGACGCTGGTGGAGGAGCCGCCGCTGAGCTTTGCCGACGGCGGCGTAGTGCGCGAGGGCGTGGAAGCGGAGCTCGACGAGTTACGCGACATCAGCCGCAACAGCAAGCAGTACCTGGCGCAGATCGAGGAGCGTGAGCGGCAGCGGACGGGGATCGGGTCGCTGAAGGTCAAATTCAATTCCATCTTCGGGTACTACATCGAGATCTCGAAGGCCAACCTGCATCTTGCGCCGACGGACTACGAGCGCAAGCAGACGCTGGTGAACGCGGAGCGCTTTACCACGCCGGAGCTGAAGCAGTACGAGGCCAAGATACTGGAGGCGCAGGAGAAGATCGTCGAGATCGAGCGCCGGTTGTTTGCGGAGTTGCGCGCGGCGGTGGGCGCGGAGGCAAAACGGATCCGGCAGACGGCGCTGGCGCTGGCCGAAGTCGACGTGCTGGCGTGCTTCGCGCACCTGGCGGCGACGCGCGACTACTGCCGGCCCAGGCTGGACGAGTCGGGCGACCTGGAGATCGTCGAGGGGCGGCACCCGGTGGTCGAGCGCCAGGAGCTGATGCAGACGGCGGAGCGGTTCGTCCCGAACGACTGCTTTCTGAACGGGAGCACGCACAGCATCGTGGTGCTGACCGGACCGAACATGGGCGGCAAGTCCACCTACCTGCGGCAGACGGCGCTGATCGCGATCATGGCGCAGATGGGGAGCTTCGTGCCGGCGCGGGCGGCGCGGCTGAGCGTGATCGACCGCGTGTTCACGCGCATCGGAGCGAGCGACAACCTGGCGCGGGGGCGCTCGACGTTCATGGTGGAGATGACCGAGACGGCGGCCATCCTGAACACGGCGACGGCGCGGTCCCTGGTGCTGCTGGACGAAATGGGGCGCGGCACCGCAACGTACGACGGGCTGGCGCTGGCGTGGGCGGCGATCGAATACCTGCACGCGCGGACGCGGGCCAAAACGCTGTTCGCGACGCACTACCACGAACTGACGGAGTTGGCTGACCACCTGCCGGGGGTGAAGAACTACCACGTGTCGGTCAAGGAGTCGGCGGGCGGGATCGTCTTCTTGCGGAGGGTGGAGCCGGGGGCGGCGGACAAGAGCTACGGCATCGAGGTGGCGAAGCTGGCGGGACTGCCACCGGAGGTCATCGGACGGGCGCGCGAGGTGCTGGCGTTGCATGAGAGCGCCGAGCAACAGGTGTCTGACGGGCTGACGCAGGAGCCGCGCGGGGCGGCGGCGGCCGCCGCCGCGGGCCAGACCCAGCTGACCATCTTCACGCCGCTCTCGCAGAAAGTCGTCGACCGGTTGCGCGCGGCCGACGTCGACCGACTGACGCCACTCGAAGCCCTGAACCTGCTTCACGACCTGAAGAAGCAGATCGACTGA
- a CDS encoding TIGR00282 family metallophosphoesterase, translated as MRILFVGDVFGRAGRDLLYKHLAALVREHAVDLTIVNGENAAAGFGITPQIAEDFFELGVDVVTTGNHIWDKKEIYDYLASTNGDTPNARRLLRPANYPEKSPGTGMFEGKTRGGVPYAVINVQGRVFMVDNDDPFRTVDALLQKAKAKIVFVDMHAEVTSEKMAMGWYLDGRVTAVVGTHTHVPTADERVLPGGTAFCTDVGMTGPYDSVIGVEKEQVLQRFLTSMPGKFSPATGDPWLCAVLVEADEHTGKARSIRHIILKDQPQPAGGASQKK; from the coding sequence GTGCGCATCCTTTTCGTCGGCGACGTGTTCGGCCGGGCGGGCCGCGACCTGCTCTACAAGCACCTGGCGGCGCTGGTGCGCGAGCACGCGGTCGACCTGACGATCGTGAACGGCGAGAACGCGGCCGCCGGCTTCGGCATCACGCCGCAGATCGCGGAAGACTTCTTCGAGCTGGGCGTAGACGTGGTCACGACCGGCAACCACATCTGGGATAAGAAGGAGATCTACGACTACCTGGCGTCGACGAACGGCGACACGCCCAACGCGCGGCGGCTGCTGCGTCCGGCGAACTATCCGGAGAAGAGCCCGGGGACGGGCATGTTCGAGGGGAAGACGCGCGGGGGCGTGCCGTACGCGGTGATCAACGTGCAGGGGCGCGTGTTCATGGTGGACAACGATGACCCGTTCCGCACCGTCGACGCGCTGCTTCAGAAGGCGAAGGCCAAGATCGTATTCGTGGACATGCACGCCGAAGTGACCTCCGAGAAGATGGCCATGGGCTGGTACCTCGACGGGCGGGTCACCGCGGTGGTCGGGACGCACACGCACGTGCCGACGGCGGACGAGCGCGTGCTGCCGGGCGGGACCGCGTTCTGCACCGACGTCGGGATGACGGGGCCGTACGACAGCGTGATCGGCGTGGAGAAAGAGCAGGTGCTGCAGCGCTTCCTCACCAGCATGCCGGGCAAGTTCTCGCCGGCAACGGGCGACCCGTGGCTGTGCGCCGTGCTGGTCGAGGCCGACGAGCACACCGGAAAGGCAAGGAGCATCCGGCACATCATCCTGAAGGACCAGCCGCAACCGGCCGGCGGAGCATCCCAGAAGAAGTGA
- a CDS encoding HAD family hydrolase — protein MSSRTNGADRWIEADAYLFDIDGTLLNSRDGVHYDAFHAALREVFEIETRIDEVPVHGSTDPGILRAVLAHAGRADDGAGELARALEVMCAEVERNASGLAPQVCDGVADLLSLLASRGKLLGVASGNLERIGWLKLEAGGLRPFFAFGSFSDRNEKREDIFRAGIAEARRRLGRDDADIVIVGDTPADIRAARATHTPIIALATGVYSAAQLAEHGPDACFDCCAELLAAV, from the coding sequence GTGAGTTCCCGCACGAATGGCGCCGACCGTTGGATCGAGGCGGACGCCTACCTTTTCGACATCGACGGCACGCTGCTCAACAGCCGCGACGGCGTGCATTACGACGCGTTTCATGCCGCGCTGCGCGAGGTGTTTGAGATCGAGACGCGCATCGACGAAGTCCCGGTGCACGGCAGCACCGACCCGGGGATCCTGCGCGCGGTGCTCGCGCATGCGGGGCGCGCGGACGACGGCGCCGGCGAGCTCGCGCGGGCGCTGGAAGTGATGTGTGCCGAGGTCGAACGGAACGCGAGTGGCTTGGCGCCCCAGGTCTGCGACGGCGTGGCCGACCTGCTGTCGCTGCTGGCGAGTCGTGGGAAGCTGCTGGGTGTGGCGTCGGGGAACCTGGAGCGCATCGGATGGCTGAAGCTGGAGGCGGGCGGGCTGCGTCCGTTCTTCGCCTTCGGCAGCTTCAGCGACCGCAACGAGAAGCGGGAAGACATCTTCCGCGCCGGGATCGCGGAGGCGCGGCGGCGGCTGGGCAGGGACGACGCGGACATCGTGATCGTGGGCGATACACCGGCCGACATCCGGGCGGCGCGAGCGACGCATACTCCTATCATCGCGCTCGCGACCGGGGTCTACTCCGCGGCGCAGCTCGCCGAACACGGGCCGGACGCCTGCTTCGACTGCTGCGCGGAGCTGCTGGCTGCGGTCTGA
- a CDS encoding serine hydrolase, producing the protein MRLRVLLCALALGGALTAQEPGCCPEKPTTEKQHALRARFEGEVRRIAESLDGVMGVAILDLTSGDAVLMHPDDVFAQASSIKIAVLAELYRQDQSGKGAKLDDTYVVRKEDLVADSDIMLGLTPGKTTVTNRDLATMMIAVSDNAATNVLIERVGMENVNAMLRSLGLKQTALRRKMMDVKAASEGRENVATPREMMALLAAIYRGKLLDKTHTDAFFAMLATHKDDYAARALPDDAKTATKPGSLEAVRNSSGVIFAPGRPFVFCVMTAYDRDERAAEAAIGEVALAAWRHFSMLGKTSPYGRVVSPANSGTEQPK; encoded by the coding sequence ATGAGGCTGCGGGTGTTGCTGTGCGCGCTGGCGCTGGGCGGAGCACTCACGGCGCAGGAGCCCGGATGCTGTCCGGAGAAGCCGACCACCGAGAAGCAGCATGCACTGCGCGCGAGATTCGAGGGCGAGGTGCGGCGCATCGCGGAGTCGCTCGATGGCGTGATGGGCGTCGCGATCCTGGACCTGACGAGCGGCGATGCCGTCCTGATGCATCCGGACGACGTGTTCGCACAGGCGAGCTCGATCAAGATCGCGGTGCTGGCGGAGCTGTACCGACAGGACCAATCGGGGAAGGGCGCGAAGCTCGACGACACCTATGTCGTCCGCAAGGAAGACCTGGTCGCGGACAGCGACATCATGCTTGGGCTGACGCCGGGGAAGACGACGGTAACGAACCGCGACCTGGCGACCATGATGATCGCGGTGAGCGACAACGCGGCGACCAACGTGCTGATCGAGCGCGTCGGGATGGAGAACGTGAACGCGATGCTGCGCTCGCTCGGCCTGAAGCAGACGGCGCTGCGGCGCAAGATGATGGATGTGAAGGCCGCGAGCGAGGGGCGAGAGAACGTTGCCACGCCGCGCGAGATGATGGCGCTGCTGGCCGCCATCTATCGCGGCAAGCTGCTCGACAAGACGCACACGGATGCGTTCTTCGCGATGCTGGCGACGCACAAAGACGACTACGCGGCGCGCGCGCTGCCGGACGACGCGAAGACGGCGACCAAACCCGGGTCGCTGGAGGCGGTGCGGAACTCGTCGGGCGTGATCTTCGCGCCGGGGCGGCCGTTCGTCTTCTGCGTGATGACGGCCTACGACCGCGACGAGCGAGCGGCCGAGGCGGCGATAGGCGAGGTGGCGCTGGCGGCGTGGCGGCACTTCTCGATGCTGGGCAAGACGTCGCCGTACGGGCGGGTGGTCTCGCCGGCGAACAGCGGCACGGAGCAGCCGAAGTGA
- a CDS encoding thioredoxin domain-containing protein, which translates to MKRILVIAVLLGSLALAQSKPAVKPAAPKAAAPQPAATGLPTEATVDSFIRHYWGYNPQLQWKVDLIEASEVPGMADVLVTFAGDPPQRMRMYVSADGEHAIVGEALPFGADPFKDERALLAAKANGPAQGAPKPSVLIVEFSDLQCPHCKAAHPILERLMSEEPQARLVFQNFPLPNHDWAQKAAQYADCVGQKSSEQFWKFAGSIFEAQQSITAANADEKLMQLATAAGADGAAMKACSALPATSQRVKQSFDLGRQLDVSGTPTVFVNGRRISSLGSLPYEELKAMVDFEAEMAGKK; encoded by the coding sequence TTGAAACGAATCCTTGTGATTGCAGTGCTGCTGGGCAGTCTCGCGCTCGCGCAGAGCAAACCGGCGGTGAAGCCAGCGGCGCCGAAAGCGGCAGCGCCGCAGCCGGCGGCCACCGGACTACCGACGGAAGCGACGGTCGATTCCTTCATCCGGCACTACTGGGGCTACAACCCGCAGTTGCAGTGGAAGGTGGACCTGATCGAGGCGTCGGAGGTGCCGGGGATGGCGGATGTGCTGGTGACCTTCGCGGGCGACCCGCCGCAGCGGATGCGGATGTACGTGAGCGCGGACGGTGAGCACGCGATCGTAGGCGAGGCGCTGCCGTTCGGCGCCGACCCGTTCAAGGACGAACGCGCGCTGCTGGCGGCGAAGGCCAACGGTCCAGCGCAGGGCGCGCCGAAGCCGAGCGTGCTGATCGTGGAGTTCAGCGACCTGCAGTGCCCGCACTGCAAGGCGGCGCACCCCATCCTGGAACGACTGATGAGCGAGGAGCCGCAGGCGCGGCTGGTGTTCCAGAACTTCCCGCTGCCGAACCATGACTGGGCGCAGAAGGCGGCGCAGTACGCCGACTGCGTTGGGCAGAAGAGCAGCGAGCAGTTCTGGAAGTTCGCAGGCTCGATCTTCGAGGCGCAGCAGAGCATCACGGCGGCGAACGCCGACGAGAAGCTCATGCAGCTGGCCACGGCGGCGGGCGCGGACGGCGCGGCGATGAAGGCTTGCTCGGCGCTGCCGGCGACGTCGCAGCGCGTGAAGCAATCGTTCGATCTCGGCCGGCAGCTCGACGTGAGTGGCACGCCGACGGTGTTCGTGAACGGGCGGCGGATCTCGTCGCTCGGGAGCCTGCCGTATGAAGAGCTGAAGGCCATGGTGGACTTCGAGGCCGAGATGGCGGGGAAGAAGTAG
- a CDS encoding anhydro-N-acetylmuramic acid kinase, with product MIVAGVMSGTSADGIDVAVVRLLGRGVTTRLRLLGHLHVPYPRQVRAAVLATMNAGTASVADLARLNFTLGELYAEAVNAARKKFGAGLQLVGCHGQTIYHQGDPQRFLGYDVACTWQTGEGAVVAARTGVPVVSDLRTADVAQGGKGAPLVPFLDYMLFRHRTRARIAQNIGGIANLTAIPAGAKPERVIAFDTGPGNMVIDACMQRLYGEDCDRGGRVAATGQAMDRVLRDILRQPFFGQRPPKTAGREEFGREFVGQFLQRCRGASKADIIATATALTARSIGDAVEHFALPRFRGTKAEMIAAGGGTKNRSLMRMLAQRLKPLGVAVRTSADLGMPAEAKEAAAFAVLAYQTWQHQPSNLPSATGARRPAILGKISHA from the coding sequence TTGATCGTAGCGGGCGTGATGAGCGGGACATCGGCCGACGGCATCGACGTCGCAGTGGTGCGGCTGCTGGGACGCGGGGTAACGACCCGGCTCCGGCTGCTAGGGCACCTGCACGTCCCATACCCGAGGCAGGTGCGGGCTGCGGTGCTGGCGACGATGAACGCGGGGACGGCGAGCGTGGCGGACCTTGCCCGGCTGAACTTCACCTTGGGGGAGCTGTATGCGGAGGCGGTGAACGCGGCGCGCAAGAAGTTCGGCGCGGGGCTGCAACTGGTGGGCTGTCACGGCCAGACGATCTATCACCAGGGCGACCCGCAGCGCTTCCTGGGGTACGACGTGGCGTGCACCTGGCAGACGGGGGAGGGCGCGGTGGTGGCGGCGCGGACCGGCGTACCGGTGGTCAGTGACCTGAGGACGGCGGACGTGGCCCAAGGTGGCAAAGGCGCCCCGCTGGTGCCGTTCCTCGATTACATGCTGTTCCGTCACCGCACGCGGGCTCGCATCGCGCAAAACATCGGCGGGATCGCGAATCTTACGGCGATCCCGGCAGGCGCGAAGCCGGAGCGGGTGATCGCGTTCGATACCGGACCGGGCAACATGGTGATCGACGCGTGCATGCAGCGGCTGTACGGCGAAGACTGCGACCGCGGCGGGCGTGTCGCCGCGACCGGTCAGGCGATGGACCGCGTGCTGCGCGACATCCTGCGGCAGCCGTTCTTCGGGCAGCGTCCGCCGAAGACTGCGGGCCGGGAGGAATTCGGTCGGGAGTTCGTGGGCCAGTTCCTGCAGCGCTGCCGCGGAGCGAGCAAGGCCGACATCATCGCGACAGCGACCGCGCTGACGGCCCGTTCGATCGGAGACGCCGTGGAGCACTTTGCGCTGCCGCGCTTCCGGGGAACGAAGGCGGAGATGATCGCCGCCGGCGGCGGGACGAAGAACCGCAGCCTGATGCGGATGCTCGCGCAACGCCTGAAGCCGCTGGGAGTGGCGGTGCGGACCTCGGCCGACCTGGGCATGCCGGCGGAAGCGAAGGAAGCGGCGGCGTTCGCGGTGCTCGCCTATCAGACCTGGCAACACCAGCCCTCGAACCTGCCGTCCGCCACCGGGGCGCGGCGTCCGGCGATCCTGGGCAAGATCTCACATGCATAA
- a CDS encoding ABC transporter substrate-binding protein, with product MHKLLPLLVLLPLVACARKPEGDTLVMIIESSPANLDPRIGTDAASERIGTLLFDSLVRRDEHFNMQPALAERWEIPDPLTYIFHLRRDVKFHDGRRLTARDVKWTFDSLLNGTVVSARAGAYRLVAAVESPDEATVVFRLKEPFAPLLWNLSNGSMGIVPYGSGKDFNRSLVGSGPFQFVRAELDKEVVIERNEQYWGEKPKLRRVRFAVVPDTTTRALELDKGSADIAINALTADMVKTVESQKKLVVEAEPGTTLAYLAFNLRDPILKDVRVRRAIAHAIDRRPLIEYLWRGLARPADSVLPPQHWAYNGEVAKYEHDPEKANALLDAAGYKRGADGIRFHLTIKTSTEESTRLMAAVLQQQLRAAGIALDIRTFEFATFYSDVTKGSFQLFSLRWIGGNEDPDIFEYVFYSTSTPPKRANRGYYSSPRADALIDAGRRELDQGKRKQIYAELQQVLAEDLPYIDLWYFDNVAVHSRRVANIRLNPSGNYEFLRAAELR from the coding sequence ATGCATAAGCTGCTGCCACTCCTCGTGCTGTTGCCGCTGGTGGCGTGCGCGCGCAAGCCCGAGGGAGACACGCTGGTCATGATCATCGAGTCGAGCCCGGCGAACCTCGACCCGCGGATCGGGACGGATGCGGCTTCCGAGCGGATCGGGACACTGCTGTTCGACTCGCTGGTGCGGCGCGACGAGCACTTCAACATGCAGCCGGCGCTGGCCGAGCGCTGGGAGATCCCCGACCCGCTCACCTACATCTTCCACCTGCGGCGGGACGTGAAGTTTCACGACGGGCGGCGGCTGACGGCCCGGGATGTGAAGTGGACGTTCGATTCGCTGCTGAACGGGACGGTGGTCAGCGCCCGCGCCGGGGCGTACCGGCTGGTGGCCGCCGTGGAGTCGCCGGACGAAGCGACCGTGGTCTTTCGCCTGAAGGAACCGTTCGCACCCCTGCTCTGGAACCTGTCGAACGGCTCAATGGGGATCGTACCGTACGGCAGCGGCAAGGACTTCAACCGGTCGCTGGTCGGGTCGGGTCCGTTCCAATTCGTGCGCGCGGAGCTGGATAAAGAGGTCGTGATCGAGCGCAACGAGCAGTACTGGGGTGAGAAGCCGAAGCTGCGGCGGGTGCGCTTCGCGGTCGTGCCGGACACGACGACGCGCGCGCTCGAGCTCGACAAGGGCTCGGCTGACATCGCCATCAACGCGCTCACTGCCGACATGGTGAAGACGGTCGAGAGCCAGAAGAAGCTGGTGGTAGAGGCCGAGCCGGGAACGACGCTGGCGTATCTCGCATTCAACCTGCGCGACCCCATCCTGAAGGACGTGCGCGTGCGGCGCGCGATCGCGCACGCCATCGACCGGCGGCCGCTGATCGAATACTTGTGGCGGGGGCTGGCGCGACCGGCGGACAGCGTGTTGCCGCCGCAGCACTGGGCATACAACGGCGAGGTCGCGAAGTACGAACATGATCCCGAGAAGGCGAACGCGCTGCTGGACGCAGCGGGATACAAGCGCGGCGCGGACGGCATCCGGTTTCACCTGACGATCAAGACCTCGACGGAGGAATCGACGCGGCTGATGGCGGCGGTGCTGCAGCAGCAATTGCGCGCGGCGGGGATCGCGCTCGACATCCGGACGTTCGAGTTTGCCACGTTCTACTCGGACGTGACGAAGGGGTCTTTCCAGCTGTTCTCGCTGCGGTGGATCGGCGGGAACGAAGACCCGGACATCTTCGAGTACGTGTTCTACTCGACGAGCACGCCGCCCAAGCGCGCGAACCGCGGCTACTACTCGAGTCCACGGGCGGATGCGCTGATCGACGCCGGGCGGCGCGAGCTCGACCAGGGGAAGCGCAAGCAAATCTACGCCGAACTGCAGCAGGTGCTGGCGGAAGACCTGCCGTACATCGATCTGTGGTACTTCGACAACGTGGCGGTGCACTCGCGGCGGGTGGCGAACATCCGGCTGAATCCCTCGGGGAATTACGAGTTTCTGCGCGCCGCCGAACTCCGCTAG